One Aspergillus oryzae RIB40 DNA, chromosome 2 genomic window carries:
- a CDS encoding MFS transporter (permease of the major facilitator superfamily), which produces MIEYVGVPKNEVAKWVGISSAVTSISQAIMAVTWGTASDRFGRKPIILTGLTCTMIISLLFGFSQTLTWVVVTRALLGLMNGNVGIIRTMVAEMVPEKELQPHAFSIMPLVWTIGTIFGPAFGGALAHPAEKHPEIFGNSEFLKRNPFILPNIASAILFIIGITTGFLFLHETLATKKDSRDYGLVLGKMLTSCCTSREKKAQYTVKDDENTPLLGGSPLQQKKAPVKRPSWKDVFSPQSRLVLIAYALMALHTMAFDSLLPVFLHTPVQQLHGNPDVHLPFKFIGGFGVGSQTIGIYYTLIGIIGMFLQFLVFPIAAKRYGVLNCLKAMILVFPVIYFVTPFTALVPESLRHVTIFLLMLSKLAASIFGFPCITILLTNSATSLTVLGTLNGVATSVSAVGRAAGPAICGAAFSFGVKKGYIILPWWMLSIFGALSALPIYWTVEPDGFQGNDAEEEQDEPQESDYGAADHRRSSGARTGN; this is translated from the exons ATGATCGAATATGTCGGCGTTCCGAAGAATGAGGTTGCCAAATGGGTCGGCATATCCTCCGCCGTCACGTCCATCAGCCAGGCTATCATGGCCGTAACTTGGGGTACTGCCTCGGACCGCTTCGGTCGCAAGCCGATCATCCTGACGGGCCTGACCTGCACCATGattatttctttgttattcGGTTTCTCGCAGACACTGACATGGGTAGTGGTCACCCGCGCACTGCTCGGGCTCATGAACGGTAATGTTGGCATTATCCGTACAATGGTGGCCGAAATGGTCCCAGAGAAGGAGCTGCAGCCGCACGCCTTTAGTATCATGCCTTTGGTGTGGACTATTGGTACTATCTTTGGCCCTGCCTTTGGAGGTGCCCTAGCACATCCGGCGGAGAAGCACCCGGAAATCTTTGGCAACTCGGAGTTTCTAAAAAGGAATCCTTTCATCTTGCCTAACATAGCGTCTGCAATCCTCTTTATCATTGGTATCACGACGGGGTTCTTGTTTTTACAT GAAACGCTGGCaacgaagaaagacagcCGCGACTACGGCTTGGTATTGGGCAAAATGCTGACGAGCTGCTGTACTTCACGAGAGAAGAAAGCGCAGTACACTGTGAAGGACGATGAGAACACACCTTTGCTGGGTGGAAGCCCGcttcagcagaagaaagCTCCGGTCAAACGACCGAGTTGGAAGGACGTGTTCTCGCCGCAGTCTAGACTAGTACTCATTGCGTATGCCTTAATGGCACTGCACACGATGGCATTCGACTCACTTCTCCCAGTGTTCCTGCACACTCCTGTCCAACAACTTCATGGTAATCCAGATGTGCACCTACCATTCAAATTCATCGGAGGATTTGGCGTCG GCTCCCAAACGATCGGTATTTATTACACGCTTATTGGAATCATCGGAATGTTTCTACAATTCCTGGTCTTCCCAATCGCTGCCAAGCGATATGGTGTCCTCAATTGCTTGAAGGCCATGATTCTCGTATTTCCCGTTATCTACTTTGTAACCCCGTTCACTGCTTTGGTACCGGAGTCTCTGCGTCACGTaacaatctttcttctcatgcTCTCCAAGCTTGCGGCGTCCATCTTTGGCTTCCCTTGCATCACGATCCTGCTGACCAACTCAGCCACTAGCCTTACCGTGCTGGGAACCCTGAACGGAGTTGCTACGAGTGTCAGCGCCGTGGGACGAGCCGCAGGGCCCGCCATCTGCGGAGCGGCATTCTCATTCGGTGTGAAGAAAGGCTACATCATATTACCTTGGTGGATGCTCTCCATTTTCGGCGCTTTGAGTGCTCTCCCTATCTATTGGACCGTTGAACCGGATGGATTCCAAGGCAACGAcgctgaagaagagcaggacGAACCACAGGAAAGCGACTACGGGGCAGCTGATCACCGCCGGTCTTCCGGGGCCAGGACAGGTAACTAA
- a CDS encoding M28 family metallopeptidase (transferrin receptor and related proteins containing the protease-associated (PA) domain) → MAPSESTPLLQVVSVGPQRHRYPHHKLRQFCSFTLGTLLVVSLFLFLLPSAIFPREHGSIWSYFPGARPFPHKAWPQGHGLKYEELQAILQTTPSAEKAREWSSYYTAGPHLAGKNLSQAIWTQERWQEFGIHDTDIVAYDVYINYPLDHRLALLKKSKDTTEVTFEATLEEDVLEEDGTSGLPDRVPTFHGYSATGNVTASFVYVNYGSYQDYQDLVDANVSLSGKIAIAKYGHIFRGLKVKRAQELGMVGVILYDDPEDDGEITEENGYKPYPEGPARNPSAVQRGSTQFLSFAPGDPTTPGWPSKPGCDRKDPSDAIPSIPSIPISYKEAIPFLKALNGHGPKAADFPKRWQGGKLGSKGVEYNIGPSPDDVVINLDNQQEYVTTPLWNVIGTIKGAIPDEVVILGNHRDAWIAGGAGDPNSGSAVLNEVIRSFGEALKAGWKPLRTIVFASWDGEEYGLLGSTEWVEDKLPWLKKANVAYLNVDVAASGTVLGPRAAPLLNSLIYEVTSLVQSPNQTIEGQTVRDVWDGYIATMGSGSDFTAFQDFAGVASLDLGFGRGPKDPVYHYHSNYDSFDWMDRFGDPGWLYHEACTKLWSLAAAKLVEAPVLSFSASDYSTGLGQYLEKIKPGAKKLRGGEFDFGSLDRAVAEFQATAKKFDAYAADLTSQLGEDLPWYLWWKKVRLYFQIRVVNDKYKALERAFLYEPGLDGRNWFKHVVFAPGLWTGYSGATYPGLVESFDAGDSANAQKWRSIIVERLDAATKVLQ, encoded by the exons ATGGCGCCCTCCGAATCCACGCCTCTTCTGCAGGTGGTCAGCGTCGGTCCCCAGCGGCACCGGTACCCCCACCACAAGCTACGACAGTTCTGTAGCTTCACTCTCGGGACGCTGCTCGTggtttctctgttcttgttcctccttcCCTCAGCCATCTTCCCCCGGGAGCATGGCTCCATCTGGTCTTACTTCCCTGGGGCGCGTCCGTTCCCCCACAAAGCGTGGCCGCAGGGCCACGGTCTCAAGTATGAAGAGCTGCAGGCAATTCTTCAAACGACCCCGTCCGCTGAAAAGGCACGGGAGTGGAGTAGCTACTATACGGCGGGGCCTCATCTCGCCGGCAAGAACCTGAGCCAGGCGATCTGGACCCAGGAGCGCTGGCAAGAGTTTGGCATCCACGACACTGACATCGTGGCCTACGATGTCTACATCAACTATCCTTTGGATCACCGCCTGGCTCTGCTAAAGAAGTCCAAGGACACGACCGAAGTTACGTTCGAGGCTACTCTTGAAGAAGACGTCCTAGAAGAGGATGGCACCAGTGGTCTGCCTGATCGCGTGCCTACTTTCCATGGCTATTCGGCCACTGGAAATGTCACTGCTTCATTCGTATACGTCAACTACGGCTCTTATCAAGATTACCAAGATTTGGTTGATGCCAATGTCAGTCTTTCTGGCAAGATTGCGATCGCCAAGTATGGCCACATCTTCCGTGGGCTGAAGGTGAAGCGCGCACAGGAGTTGGGCATGGTTGGTGTGATCTTGTATGATGATCCAGAGGATGATGGTGAGATAACAGAGGAGAACGGATACAAGCCGTACCCCGAGGGTCCGGCCCGGAATCCTAGCGCTGTACAACGGGGTAGCACCCAATTCCTGA GCTTTGCGCCCGGCGATCCTACTACACCCGGTTGGCCATCCAAGCCCGGATGTGACCGCAAGGACCCTAGTGATGCAATCCCATCCATTCCTTCGATTCCAATCTCATACAAGGAGGCCATCCCCTTTTTGAAGGCCCTTAATGGACATGGTCCCAAAGCAGCGGACTTCCCTAAGAGATGGCAAGGCGGAAAGCTTGGCAGCAAGGGCGTTGAATATAACATTGGGCCTTCACCGGATGATGTGGTAATCAACTTGGACAACCAACAAGAATACGTTACTACCCCCCTGTGGAACGTCATTGGCACCATCAAGGGTGCTATTCCGGACGAGGTGGTCATTCTGGGTAACCACCGTGATGCTTGGATCGCTGGTGGCGCTGGAGACCCGAACAGTGGCTCCGCTGTCCTCAATGAGGTTATTCGCAGCTTTGGCGAAGCTCTTAAGGCAGGGTGGAAGCCATTGCGCACAATCGTCTTTGCCAGCTGGGACGGAGAAGAGTATGGATTGCTGGGGTCAACCGAGTGGGTAGAAGATAAGCTTCCTTGGCTTAAAAAAGCCAACGTTGCTTATCTCAATGTCGACGTAGCTGCCTCTGGAACTGTCCTTGGTCCTCGGGCGGCCCCACTCCTAAATAGTTTAATCTATGAGGTCACTAGCCTCGTCCAGTCCCCCAACCAGACCATTGAAGGCCAAACAGTTCGCGATGTCTGGGATGGCTACATCGCGACCATGGGTAGCGGCAGTGACTTCACCGCTTTCCAGGACTTTGCGGGTGTGGCCAGCCTTGACCTGGGCTTCGGCCGTGGCCCCAAGGACCCCGTGTACCACTACCACTCCAACTATGACAGCTTCGACTGGATGGATCGATTTGGTGACCCTGGTTGGCTCTATCATGAAGCCTGCACCAAGCTCTGGTCTCTAGCTGCTGCCAAGCTGGTCGAGGCCCCTGTGCTGTCATTTAGTGCGTCTGACTATAGTACTGGTCTCGGTCAAtatttggagaagatcaagccCGGTGCAAAGAAATTGCGTGGCGGCGAATTCGACTTTGGGTCTCTGGACAGAGCAGTCGCCGAGTTCCAGGCTACGGCTAAGAAATTTGACGCCTATGCCGCTGACTTGACTTCTCAGTTGGGTGAAGATCTTCCTTGGTATCTGTGGTGGAAGAAGGTGAGACTCTACTTTCAGATCCGTGTGGTCAACGACAAGTACAAGGCCCTTGAACGGGCATTCTTGTATGAGCCCGGACTCGATGGGCGCAATTGGTTCAAACATGTGGTGTTTGCGCCTGGTCTGTGGACCGGATACTCGGGTGCGACGTACCCTGGCTTGGTGGAGAGTTTTGATGCCGGTGATTCAGCAAACGCCCAg AAATGGCGCTCTATCATTGTCGAGCGCCTGGACGCCGCTACAAAAGTGCTTCAATGA
- a CDS encoding RTC4 family protein (predicted protein), giving the protein MVTPQPKPDSSYASNRLTRQNYRGGHLLSTFQNNEAPEPVTKPEPATDDEPLSSSEEETQSNAGLDDDIGNERTPRRSGPTLEEKLAETSRENGTPSRTPRSKRGIDSPRAQRSTQCGWSSQPVKKSRADYGKKRTSEVYVRKPSTPLQTDSPPSSRPKPKSAGNSPNAEKKTKDVDTESQKDDGFKVPKDIDIRSPPSKSRSSPKFKAPPPLPNDIVSSSSFAPSSAREPAIFDTDDEDASPLSSPLSELSETGLQDILLDEAGDVPNPKESLCPWCKEPVDPELLLRFQSQPKQRIREQQRFCDSHKKTAAEKEWHDKGYPAIDWDTFDNRIHSYFEDLENLLVPDSRSYYRNILDSTLKAGKAKNFRLTLEGDGLETISCGYYGTRGSGKMLQALTTRFSRKLRRLAASDHIVKSAGVVGYAQAVLVPELAVRLVKEDMGVSDEDARQILRDSIDLGEKLNFALNDNVPIPEALVGHSVDV; this is encoded by the exons ATGGTCACCCCTCAGCCAAAGCCCGATTCTAGTTACGCATCGAACCGCTTGACGAGGCAGAATTACCGCGGAGGACATCTTCTTTCGACTTTCCAGAATAATGAAGCTCCAGAGCCTGTTACTAAGCCCGAACCGGCCACGGACGATGAGCCTCTGAGCTCCAGCGAAGAGGAAACTCAAAGCAATGCCGGTCTAGATGACGATATCGGGAATGAGCGCACGCCGCGTCGGTCAGGGCCGACTCTGGAGGAGAAACTAGCTGAGACTTCGAGAGAAAATGGAACGCCATCGCGAACCCCGCGATCGAAGAGAGGAATTGATAGTCCGAGAGCTCAACGCTCGACTC AGTGTGGGTGGTCATCACAACCCGTCAAGAAGTCCAGGGCCGACTATGGAAAGAAACGCACCTCCGAAGTCTATGTAAGAAAACCGAGCACGCCTTTACAAACGGACTCGCCTCCTTCCAGTCGACCGAAGCCGAAGTCGGCAGGTAATTCGCCGAATgctgagaagaaaacaaaggatgTGGATACGGAATCTCAGAAGGATGATGGGTTTAAGGTCCCCAAGGATATTGACATTAGAAGTCCGCCATCTAAATCGCGCTCATCTCCCAAGTTCAAggcccctcctcctcttccaaatGATATTGTCTCTAGCTCCTCTTTTGCGCCTTCCTCCGCTCGAGAACCTGCTATCTTTGAcaccgatgatgaagatgcttCGCCTCTCAGCTCCCCGCTTAGCGAGTTATCTGAAACTGGTTTACAGGATATACTACTAGATGAGGCGGGCGATGTGCCGAATCCGAAGGAGTCTTTGTGTCCCTGGTGTAAAGAACCTGTAGACCCAGAACTCTTGCTACGGTTTCAGTCACAGCCAAAACAGCGCATTAGAGAACAGCAGCGGTTCTGCGATTCTCATAAGAAGACCGCGGCCGAGAAAGAGTGGCATGATAAGGGCTACCCAGCTATCGATTGGGATACGTTCGACAACCGGATCCATAGCTATTTTGAGGACTTGGAGAACCTTCTGGTTCCCGATAGCCGGTCTTACTACCGAAACATCCTGGATTCGACATTAAAAGCTGGAAAAGCCAAGAACTTTCGGCTGACACTGGAGGGAGATGGTTTGGAGACCATCTCTTGCGGTTATTACGGTACTCGAGGCTCTGGTAAAAT GTTACAAGCTTTGACCACACGTTTCTCGCGGAAGCTACGCCGCCTGGCGGCCAGCGACCACATTGTGAAGTCGGCGGGCGTTGTGGGTTACGCACAAGCAGTGCTCGTGCCTGAATTGGCGGTCCGGCTGGTCAAGGAAGACATGGGTGTCAGCGACGAAGACGCTCGGCAGATCTTGCGCGACAGCATCGATCTAGGTGAAAAGTTAAACTTCGCATTGAACGACAACGTTCCGATTCCCGAAGCACTTGTGGGGCATTCAGTTGATGTGTAA
- a CDS encoding uncharacterized protein (uncharacterized conserved protein): protein MTSSATVDYSRDPAVDHSQAVSHEPEHSQTAAAENSTGSPDIKSQKENASPVGGNAGSEPTAESTTGEVDEFGLPIRIRARPVRSSESSDNEEFHDVEEAASGPADKQPTSQDSKPVMNEIKLEAPQEESTKPVDKGKDEEKGTESLPAVEPHSVESPREKDSSVPVGNEKHATSSGSLPDQEDCPPPPPYTEKPNAGNPSTSTQSDAVQKKRSSLKASEWSHQRLNESKHSEDEDEAESDGGWQDMPAIDEFDVYDDYGRLVARGAKPEDNDAVYKGLGGAGKGYTRVQLDEDAQSATSLDEDTSYLFREAAHNSTGVEGEELRDAVSQLQATKDLLTESQRIAYVGVTRLAIFQMTRDLDRVPSTKGTRKAKQKTIDSMRKWGQTIMARIYAHMDIDAAEQVMIEQLAEHGVQPADLVRPLMQNARVKNPLAEELDTPKKSLSSPTTPSLKDEYRSSLSSDFDRSTSPPPYETHEGEDLPEVRTPSQLPTSTKIDIDLRWTVLCDLFLVLIADSAYDARSRSLLEKVGESMEVSWLQIARFEKRVVDALEMQEEADKETWDESDHMERRRKMALKRKYIVMGLATVGGGLVIGLSAGLLAPVIGAGLAAGFTTVGISGTGAFLGGVGGTAIIASGGTLTGGTIGLRASNRRTGAVQTFEYRPLHNNKRVNLIVTVSGWMTGKVDDVRLPFSTVDPIMGDLYSVLWEPEMLRSMGDTINILATEALTQGLQQVLGSTVLVALMSSLQLPLVLTKLSYLIDNPWIVSLARANAAGLIMADSLMERNLGKRPVTLLGFSLGSRLIFSCLKELADRGAHGLVQNVYLFGSPIVANKDEYLKARSVVSGRFVNGYSSNDWILGYLFRATSGGIMRVAGLAPVEGIPGLENFDVTKLVNGHMDYRAAMPRLLKEVGWEVLGDEFAELEDPDPENHAERQRELIREIDEARREAEAKPEKKRFGLFKRGKLAQKKGWETYDVERNNATPRDSSDSNGTGSVLFDIDAIRAELASESIEVKQLESTLPPMKLDLNSPSSSTPVTPTPSDSKDTTKAVNLTKSAPQSPPEPYSVPSASHDQQPSTHKEEEEIEMTFDTSYHEPLQRSHSFFEPTTATSYDAHSTRPELRSSSTTPAGLGIGAAAGVGVGASALGALALEPNAWADHDIGDGEEGEIHMSFE from the exons ATGACCTCCAGTGCGACTGTTGATTACTCTCGCGACCCCGCTGTCGATCATTCCCAAGCTGTTTCGCACGAACCGGAGCATTCCCAGACCGCGGCCGCAGAGAACAGTACAGGATCTCCCGACATCAAATCTCAGAAGGAGAATGCTAGTCCGGTCGGGGGCAATGCGGGGAGTGAGCCAACCGCAGAATCGACGACGGGGGAGGTAGATGAATTTGGTCTGCCAATTCGAATTCGCGCTAGACCTGTACGCTCGAGTGAATCATCAGATAATGAAGAATTTCATGATGTTGAGGAGGCTGCCTCGGGCCCGGCTGATAAGCAACCAACTTCACAAGACAGCAAGCCCGTGATGAACGAAATAAAGCTAGAAGCACCCCAGGAGGAAAGCACAAAACCAGttgacaaaggaaaggacgaagagaaagggacAGAATCTTTACCGGCAGTCGAACCGCATTCTGTTGAGTCCCCCCGAGAGAAGGATTCAAGCGTACCTGTGGGCAATGAGAAACATGCTACTTCTAGCGGCTCACTCCCTGACCAGGAGGACTGTCCTCCGCCACCTCCTTACACAGAGAAGCCAAATGCAGGGAACCCCTCTACTTCTACACAGTCGGACGCCGTGCAAAAGAAACGGTCGAGTCTGAAAGCATCGGAATGGTCACATCAGCGACTTAATGAGTCTAAGCActcggaggatgaggatgaagcgGAAAGTGATGGCGGATGGCAAGATATGCCTGCTATTGACGAGTTTGATGTTTATGATGATTATGGTAGGCTAGTTGCTCGTGGTGCCAAACCGGAGGATAATGACGCAGTGTACAAGGGCTTGGGAGGTGCCGGAAAGGGCTATACCCGGGTGCAGCTTGATGAAGACGCTCAGTCGGCGACAAGTCTAGATGAAGATACAAGCTATCTTTTTAGAGAAGCCGCTCACAACTCTACGGGTGtagaaggagaagagctgcGCGACGCTGTCAGCCAATTGCAGGCCACAAAGGATCTGCTGACCGAGAGTCAACGGATAGCATACGTCGGGGTAACCAGATTGGCTATATTCCAGATGACTAGAGACCTGGACCGGGTTCCCTCCACTAAGGGTACACGCAAGGCGAAACAAAAGACCATTGACTCGATGCGTAAATGGGGTCAAACAATAATGGCTAGGATCTATGCTCATATGGATATCGACGCCGCTGAGCAGGTGATGATTGAACAATTGGCGGAACATGGTGTCCAACCTGCAGATCTTGTCCGGCCCCTCATGCAGAATGCTCGAGTCAAGAATCCTTTAGCTGAGGAACTCGACACGCCGAAGAAATCCCTATCATCGCCCACGACTCCGAGCTTAAAGGACGAATATCGAAGCAGCCTATCCTCTGATTTTGACAGGTcaacctctcctccaccttatGAGACACACGAGGGCGAAGATCTTCCCGAAGTTCGAACCCCCTCCCAGCTTCCTACTTCGACAAAgattgatattgatcttcGGTGGACGGTGCTCTGtgatctcttccttgtcctcaTTGCAGATTCGGCTTATGATGCGCGGTCCCGGTCCTTACTGGAAAAAGTAGGCGAGTCTATGGAAGTGTCCTGGCTACAGATTGCCCGGTTCGAAAAGCGCGTAGTTGATGCGCTGGAAATGCAGGAGGAGGCGGACAAAGAAACTTGGGATGAGTCGGATCACATGGAAAGACGCCGAAAGATGGCTTTGAAACGAAAATACATCGTTATGGGCTTGGCCACTGTTGGTGGTGGGCTGGTCATTGGTCTCTCTGCTGGGTTGTTGGCCCCAGTGATTGGTGCTGGTCTTGCAGCTGGGTTTACCACTGTAGGAATCTCAGGAACTGGCGCGTTCCTGGGAGGGGTGGGTGGTACAGCGATTATTGCTTCTGGAGGCACCTTGACCGGAGGAACGATTGGGTTGAGGGCTTCCAACCGACGCACAGGGGCTGTCCAGACTTTCGAGTACCGTCCCCTGCACAACAACAAAAGAGTCAACCTGATTGTCACCGTGTCCGGTTGGATGACTGGTAAGGTGGATGACGTCCGATTGCCCTTCAGTACGGTGGATCCTATAATGGGAGATCTATATTCGGTTCTCTGGGAGCCTGAAATGCTTCGGAGTATGGGAGACACCATCAATATTCTTGCTACAGAG GCATTAACTCAAGGCTTGCAACAAGTCCTTGGAAGCACTGTTCTAGTAGCTCTTATGTCGTCTCTGCAGTTGCCACTTGTCCTTACAAAACTCTCGTACCTGATTGATAACCCATGGATCGTTTCATTGGCTCGCGCGAACGCAGCCGGGCTGATTATGGCTGATTCCTTGATGGAACGCAACCTTGGGAAGCGGCCTGTCACGCTCCTGGGCTTTTCTCTCGGCTCTCGGCttattttttcttgtctgaaGGAGCTTGCAGATCGAGGTGCCCACGGGCTCGTGCAGAACGTCTACTTATTCGGGTCGCCTATTGTGGCCAACAAAGATGAGTATTTGAAGGCTCGCAGTGTAGTATCTGGCCGCTTTGTGAACGGGTATTCCTCAAATGATTGGATCCTAGGCTATCTCTTTCGTGCAACAAGCGGTGGAATCATGCGTGTGGCTGGTCTCGCTCCAGTGGAAGGGATTCCCGGCCTCGAGAACTTCGACGTTACCAAGCTTGTGAATGGTCACATGGATTATCGAGCGGCAATGCCCCGACTGTTGAAAGAGGTTGGGTGGGAAGTTTTGGGTGACGAGTTCGCAGAGCTTGAGGACCCCGATCCAGAAAACCACGCCGAGCGACAAAGAGAGCTTATCCGCGAGATCGACGAGGCTCGACGAGAAGCCGAGGCAAAGCCGGAGAAGAAACGGTTTGGCTTGTTCAAACGAGGAAAGTTGGCTCAAAAGAAAGGCTGGGAAACATATGATGTGGAGCGAAACAATGCCACGCCGCGAGATTCGAGCGACAGCAACGGAACCGGGAGCGTGTTATTTGACATCGATGCGATCAGAGCCGAACTCGCATCCGAAAGTATCGAAGTCAAACAACTCGAGTCGACGTTGCCTCCCATGAAGCTTGATCTGAATTCCCCGTCCAGCTCAACCCCAGTTACGCCGACTCCGTCAGATAGCAAGGATACTACTAAGGCTGTCAATCTCACCAAATCCGCGCCCCAGTCGCCGCCTGAGCCTTACTCCGTGCCCAGCGCTTCCCAtgatcaacaaccttctACCcataaagaagaagaagagatagaaatgACTTTCGATACCTCCTATCATGAGCCACTACAGCGTTCACATTCATTTTTTGAGCCTACAACTGCTACCTCGTACGATGCCCATTCTACGCGGCCAGAGCTGCGGTCATCATCGACGACGCCAGCTGGTCTTGGTATCGGCGCTGCTGCTGGCGTCGGTGTCGGTGCCAGTGCACTTGGTGCATTGGCTCTTGAGCCCAATGCCTGGGCTGATCACGACATAGGGGACggggaagaaggtgagatTCATATGAGTTTTGAGTGA